A genomic region of Anaeromyxobacter sp. contains the following coding sequences:
- a CDS encoding M23 family metallopeptidase, which yields MLIKQIISSSGAFKGGESAGSTVRADLFASTLADAVAGAGGLGIADQLTRSLTPGGDLPGSRPSQLGAPSPLAHRPTTDPTANAREALALPVAGRLTSSYGPRRDPFTGATETHTGLDVGAPEGTPIRAPAPGLVLSAGPRGGYGNAVEIDHGNGLVTLYGHAAELLVSTGDSVVPGQEIATVGSSGRSTGPHLHFEVRVGGRPVDPQVALKKYGLRAEGSDGSGP from the coding sequence ATGCTCATCAAGCAGATCATCTCCTCGAGCGGCGCCTTCAAGGGCGGCGAGTCGGCCGGCTCCACCGTGCGGGCCGACCTCTTCGCCTCCACCCTGGCGGACGCGGTGGCCGGTGCCGGCGGGCTGGGCATCGCCGACCAGCTGACCCGGTCGCTCACGCCCGGCGGCGACCTGCCGGGGTCCCGGCCGTCCCAGCTCGGCGCCCCCTCCCCGCTGGCCCACCGGCCCACCACCGACCCCACCGCCAACGCCCGCGAGGCGCTGGCCCTGCCGGTGGCCGGCCGCCTCACCAGCTCCTACGGCCCCCGCCGCGACCCGTTCACGGGTGCGACCGAGACGCACACCGGCCTGGACGTGGGCGCACCGGAGGGGACACCCATCCGCGCCCCCGCGCCAGGCCTGGTGCTCTCGGCCGGACCGCGCGGCGGCTACGGCAACGCGGTGGAGATCGACCACGGCAACGGCCTGGTCACGCTCTACGGTCACGCCGCCGAACTATTGGTTTCCACAGGTGATTCTGTCGTGCCGGGGCAGGAGATCGCCACGGTCGGTTCGTCGGGGCGGTCGACCGGGCCCCACCTCCACTTCGAGGTACGTGTGGGTGGGCGGCCGGTCGATCCGCAGGTTGCACTTAAGAAGTACGGCCTCCGTGCCGAAGGGTCGGATGGGAGCGGACCCTGA
- a CDS encoding flagellar biosynthesis anti-sigma factor FlgM yields the protein MKVKDASELRGIEANRPPEPKKAPARSSSAAADKVSTEVKAQVDAAANAARQAVGNDRAVRLDAIEAAIRQGAFKPDPNRIAQRILEDAELTAKIQALLKR from the coding sequence ATGAAGGTCAAGGACGCCAGTGAGCTGAGAGGTATCGAGGCGAATCGTCCTCCGGAGCCGAAGAAGGCACCGGCGCGAAGCTCGTCCGCGGCTGCGGACAAGGTGAGCACCGAGGTCAAGGCCCAGGTGGACGCGGCGGCAAACGCCGCACGGCAGGCGGTCGGCAACGACCGGGCCGTGCGACTGGATGCGATCGAGGCGGCCATCCGCCAAGGCGCGTTCAAGCCGGATCCGAACCGGATCGCGCAGCGCATTCTCGAGGATGCCGAGCTCACGGCGAAAATCCAGGCGCTGCTGAAGCGCTGA
- the flgN gene encoding flagellar export chaperone FlgN — protein sequence MLEEALATAHDLRCALEREVTRAQREREVLRTLDSDQLFAGASARATFNAEVARLESALAAALSRAAGAMGLSEVTIHRLALRAPEGAAQLSRALADIRALAGALAELDRLNLMLAGRALACVQGYLTALNPAPTAYDRRGARTGSPAHPPLTVHSSKV from the coding sequence ATGCTCGAGGAAGCCCTCGCCACCGCACATGATCTGCGGTGCGCCCTGGAACGGGAGGTCACACGCGCCCAGCGTGAGCGGGAGGTCCTGAGGACCCTCGACTCCGACCAGCTCTTCGCGGGCGCCTCGGCGCGCGCCACCTTCAACGCCGAGGTGGCCCGGCTCGAGTCGGCCCTGGCCGCCGCGCTGTCGCGAGCCGCCGGCGCCATGGGCCTCTCCGAGGTCACCATCCACCGGCTGGCCCTGCGGGCCCCGGAGGGGGCGGCCCAGCTCTCCCGGGCGCTGGCCGACATCCGGGCGCTGGCCGGGGCGCTGGCCGAGCTCGACCGGCTCAACCTCATGCTGGCGGGGCGCGCCCTGGCCTGCGTGCAGGGCTACCTGACCGCCCTCAACCCCGCGCCCACCGCCTACGATCGGCGCGGCGCCCGCACCGGGTCGCCGGCGCACCCGCCCCTCACCGTCCACTCCAGCAAGGTCTAG
- the flgK gene encoding flagellar hook-associated protein FlgK → MSDLLAILSQGAASLAAQRAAAATASHNLQNANTPGYARQRATVATTLPADRSGNAWIGRGSVLQGISQARDRFLEAQIPAQLGLTARAAAASAALGSVSALDPNTVGNLGDSLSNFYAALRASAQSPADAGLRQAAVTASRSLALGFQRTRGGLEEARAGVDAQLAGTVVEVNGLAQQVADLNGQVRTARVGGAEPNDLLDARQKAVDRLAELTGVAPVATSEGDVSLFLPGGSALVSGLQASTLATQVDPANGGHLALRLVGASGAALAFTGVGGELGGALDARDGALRAAVTAVDTLAWDLASRVNAVHQAGYGLDGTTGDALFTTGATLDGAAARLEINALVLGDPRRLAAAAAATGPTSAAPGDATNLQALIATERAALGNGLDAVAGLAKLTSDFGAAARSASALAEHEAALTDNLVQRREAVSGVSIDEELIELQKAQKAFEAISKVIQVSSEMFDTLLSLK, encoded by the coding sequence ATGTCCGATCTCCTCGCGATCCTGTCCCAGGGCGCGGCGAGCCTGGCTGCCCAGCGGGCCGCCGCCGCCACCGCCTCGCACAACCTCCAGAACGCCAACACGCCCGGGTACGCGCGCCAGCGCGCCACCGTGGCGACCACCCTCCCCGCCGACCGCTCCGGCAACGCCTGGATCGGCCGCGGCTCGGTGCTGCAGGGCATCTCCCAGGCCCGCGACCGCTTCCTGGAGGCGCAGATCCCGGCCCAGCTCGGGCTCACGGCCCGCGCCGCCGCCGCCTCGGCCGCCCTCGGGTCGGTCAGCGCGCTCGACCCCAACACGGTGGGCAACCTGGGTGACTCGCTCTCCAACTTCTACGCGGCGCTGCGCGCCTCGGCCCAGAGCCCGGCCGACGCCGGCCTGCGCCAGGCGGCCGTGACCGCCTCCCGGTCGCTGGCGCTTGGCTTCCAGCGCACCCGCGGCGGCCTGGAGGAGGCCCGCGCCGGCGTGGACGCCCAGCTGGCGGGCACGGTCGTCGAGGTGAACGGCCTGGCCCAGCAGGTGGCCGACCTCAACGGCCAGGTGCGCACGGCGCGGGTCGGCGGCGCCGAGCCCAACGACCTGCTGGACGCCCGCCAGAAGGCGGTGGACCGGCTGGCCGAGCTGACCGGCGTGGCGCCGGTGGCCACCTCGGAGGGCGACGTCTCGCTCTTCCTGCCGGGCGGCTCGGCGCTGGTGTCCGGCCTGCAGGCCAGCACCCTGGCCACCCAGGTGGACCCCGCCAACGGCGGGCACCTGGCGCTCCGGCTGGTGGGCGCCAGCGGGGCCGCCCTGGCCTTCACCGGCGTGGGCGGCGAGCTGGGCGGGGCGCTCGACGCCCGCGACGGCGCCCTGCGGGCGGCCGTCACCGCGGTGGACACCCTGGCCTGGGACCTGGCCAGCCGCGTCAACGCCGTCCACCAGGCCGGCTACGGCCTGGACGGCACCACCGGCGACGCCCTCTTCACCACCGGCGCCACCCTGGACGGCGCCGCCGCGCGGCTGGAGATCAACGCCCTGGTCCTGGGCGATCCGCGCCGGCTGGCCGCCGCCGCCGCCGCCACCGGCCCCACCTCGGCCGCCCCGGGCGACGCCACCAACCTGCAGGCGCTCATCGCCACCGAGCGGGCGGCCCTGGGCAACGGCCTCGACGCCGTGGCCGGGCTCGCCAAGCTGACCAGCGACTTCGGCGCCGCCGCCCGCTCCGCGTCGGCGCTGGCGGAGCACGAGGCGGCCCTCACCGACAACCTGGTGCAGCGCCGCGAGGCGGTCAGCGGGGTCTCCATCGACGAGGAGCTCATCGAGCTGCAGAAGGCGCAGAAGGCCTTCGAGGCCATCAGCAAGGTCATCCAGGTGTCGAGCGAGATGTTCGACACGCTGCTGTCGCTCAAGTAG
- a CDS encoding flagellar biosynthesis protein FlgL gives MRVTDRMLYDRTARDGGAARSRLEAAIATASTGQRLVHPGDDPAGAGLVTQHLAALARSEAIGAAAGQASDELAAVDTALNDVTNALARVRELATQFASAGYSAEQRASAAGEVQSLFDHVVAALNSRVGNRYIMGGTLDGTPPFDSGGNYLGDAGLRQLEIAPGVLEATSVRADVAMKGVGGGVDVLGTMGALLAALRTNDQPGVAATLTGLVAATDQVSVARTQAGNAMATFDLAVQVNRVARDDATTRAAHLTDADAIEANTELALAQRALEASLTATSSGFKLTLLNYLK, from the coding sequence GTGCGCGTCACCGACAGGATGCTCTACGACCGCACCGCCCGCGACGGCGGGGCGGCCAGGTCCCGGCTGGAGGCGGCCATCGCCACGGCCTCCACCGGCCAGCGGCTGGTCCACCCGGGCGACGACCCGGCCGGCGCCGGCCTGGTCACCCAGCACCTGGCCGCCCTGGCCCGGAGCGAGGCCATCGGCGCCGCCGCCGGGCAGGCCAGCGACGAGCTGGCGGCGGTGGACACCGCCCTCAACGACGTCACCAACGCGCTGGCGCGCGTCCGCGAGCTGGCCACCCAGTTCGCCAGCGCCGGCTACTCCGCCGAGCAGCGCGCCTCGGCGGCCGGCGAGGTCCAGTCGCTCTTCGACCACGTGGTGGCCGCGCTCAACAGCCGGGTCGGCAACCGCTACATCATGGGCGGCACCCTCGACGGCACGCCGCCCTTCGACAGCGGCGGGAACTACCTGGGCGACGCCGGGCTGCGCCAGCTGGAGATCGCGCCCGGCGTGCTGGAGGCCACCAGCGTGCGGGCCGACGTGGCCATGAAGGGCGTGGGCGGCGGGGTCGACGTCCTGGGCACCATGGGCGCGCTCCTGGCGGCGCTGCGGACCAACGACCAGCCCGGCGTGGCGGCCACGCTCACCGGCCTGGTGGCCGCCACCGACCAGGTGTCGGTGGCCCGCACCCAGGCCGGCAACGCCATGGCCACCTTCGACCTGGCGGTGCAGGTGAACCGGGTGGCCCGCGACGACGCCACCACCCGCGCCGCCCACCTCACCGACGCCGACGCCATCGAGGCCAACACCGAGCTGGCGCTGGCGCAGCGCGCGCTGGAGGCCTCGCTCACCGCCACCTCGTCCGGCTTCAAGCTGACGCTGCTCAACTACCTGAAGTAG